The Arachis hypogaea cultivar Tifrunner chromosome 16, arahy.Tifrunner.gnm2.J5K5, whole genome shotgun sequence genome contains a region encoding:
- the LOC112754810 gene encoding protein VAPYRIN translates to MDRLIKLDPSNTISIRIEPNQKCHGHVTLCNVMHTMPVAFNLQPQIKCRYTVKPHSGIISPLSTLTVEISYNLPQGSTLPDSFPRSQDTFLLHSCVVPGAAINEPSSMVDCVPSEWFSAKKKQVFVDTGIKIVFLGSTILVKLIGDDHGSMDDIREVLERSDPSWKAVDSIDSNGETLLHLAISRKRPDVVQLLLEFEANLEARDGSGSTPLEAAASSGAALIAELLLAHKANIERQETSTFGPIHVAAKQGHCEVLRLLLLKGARVDSLTKDGNTALHLAVEENKIECVKLLLANGARTDIRNAGEGDTVLHIAASTGDHNMVELLLRNGVNKYVRNDSSKAAYDVAAEKGHSGIFDALRLGDDLCIAARKGEVRSIQKLLENGAFVNGRDQNGWTPLHRACFKGRIDAVHVLLEKGIDLNAEDEEGYTALHCAVECGNADVAEVLVKKGADVEARSKKGITALQVAKALRYVGITRILVNGGASTLDHQMVVPDSGAVVPFKSKINAKWKMMKDGSGGFARASTTPAIPTYAWFMNSVFKLKYDFFFLSNSWKKIVNLSNLFFPMRSKTFLS, encoded by the exons ATGGACAGACTCATAAAATTAGACCCATCAAACACAATCTCAATAAGAATTGAACCAAATCAAAAGTGCCATGGCCATGTCACCCTATGCAACGTCATGCACACCATGCCGGTGGCTTTCAACCTCCAACCACAAATCAAATGTCGCTACACAGTGAAGCCACATTCAGGAATCATATCTCCATTATCCACACTCACCGTGGAAATATCCTACAATCTCCCACAAGGATCCACGCTGCCGGACTCTTTCCCTCGCTCTCAAGACACTTTCCTCCTCCACAGTTGTGTCGTCCCTGGCGCAGCCATCAATGAACCTTCCTCCATGGTTGATTGTGTCCCAAGCGAGTGGTTCTCGGCGAAAAAGAAGCAAGTCTTCGTGGATACCGGCATCAAGATCGTGTTTCTTGGATCCACAATTCTGGTTAAGCTCATTGGAGATGATCATGGTTCCATGGATGACATAAGGGAAGTTCTAGAACGGAGCGATCCCTCGTGGAAAGCGGTTGATTCGATCGACTCGAACGGCGAAACGTTGCTCCATTTGGCGATTTCGCGGAAGAGACCGGATGTTGTTCAGTTGCTGCTAGAATTTGAGGCTAACTTAGAGGCGCGAGACGGTTCTGGATCAACGCCACTAGAGGCTGCAGCATCTTCAGGTGCAGCCTTAATAGCTGAGCTTCTATTAGCTCACAAGGCCAACATAGAAAGACAAGAAACTTCGACATTTGGACCCATCCACGTCGCTGCGAAACAAGGACACTGCGAAGTTTTGAGGCTCTTGTTACTCAAAG GTGCGAGAGTGGACTCGCTCACAAAAGATGGCAACACAGCGTTACACCTTGCggttgaagaaaataaaatagaatgcgTTAAGCTCTTACTAGCAAACGGTGCCAGAACCGACATTCGCAACGCCGGCGAAGGCGACACCGTCTTACACATAGCAGCATCCACCGGGGATCATAACATGGTCGAACTCTTGCTACGAAACGGTGTGAACAAGTATGTTAGAAATGATTCATCAAAAGCTGCATATGATGTTGCAGCAGAGAAAGGACACTCTGGAATCTTCGATGCGCTGAGGCTCGGCGACGATTTGTGCATTGCTGCAAGGAAAGGAGAAGTGAGATCAATACAAAAGTTGCTTGAGAATGGTGCGTTTGTCAATGGTAGGGACCAGAATGGGTGGACTCCATTGCACAGGGCTTGTTTCAAAGGGAGGATCGACGCAGTGCACGTGCTTTTGGAGAAAGGGATTGATTTGAATGCAGAGGATGAAGAAGG GTACACTGCTTTGCACTGTGCTGTTGAATGTGGAAATGCTGATGTGGCAGAGGTTTTGGTGAAGAAAGGTGCTGATGTTGAAGCCAGGAGTAAGAAGGGTATCACTGCTTTGCAGGTGGCCAAGGCGCTTCGCTACGTTGGGATCACAAGAATTCTTGTCAATGGTGGTGCTAGTACTTTGGATCATCAAATGGTGGTGCCAGATTCCGGTGCAGTGGTTccatttaagagtaaaattaatgCTAAGTGGAAAATGATGAAGGACGGTAGCGGTGGCTTTGCTCGTGCTTCAACTACTCCGGCTATACCTACCTATGCTTGGTTCATGAATTCAGTATTCaaattgaaatatgattttttttttcttagtaaTTCGTGGAAGAAAATTGTAAATTTGTCGAACTTGTTCTTCCCAATGAGATCCAAGACTTTTTTAAGTTAA